The genome window GACAGAGTAACTTCCCTCGGGGACTTGGAAGTAGAGCGGATCATATCCCCAATTATAATTTTGTGTTGGATTAAGCTCATCGACACGTGCATAATCGTTGATTGGCAATAATTGAACATGGGTGCAGCCTAGCTCCTTAATATAAGAAAGGGCTGTAGAGTAGCCATTTTTTGTCGTTGTTCCTATTTCAGCTAGACCTAAAAACTTTCCATTATTTATTACATTACTATCAGGATGAATTGTTGCATCACGGACATGTAACTCATAAATAATCGCATCTTGCAGGCTAGTTGGTTTTGGTCTAAATTGATTGTTCTCATCTACTTGCTTCAATTTGGAAAAGTCAACGACGATTCCTTTTTCACTATTTGGTAACATTGCTTTCGCGTATGGATCGTTAACAAGTATCGTCTTTCCGTTTATGTTGACCTCATACTCATAGGTTGCCCCATGCCAGTTTCCAGAAACGGTTGCATTCCATACACCGCGATTCTGACGTTGTAGTTCATAACATTGCTCATCTAATCGCACCTTTACATGAATAGCAGTAGGAGCCCAGACGGCGAAGGTTGTCGCTGATTCCTTGCAATGTGCACCAAGGATTGCATCAACTGCTGAATAATTATTATCAAACCATTTTGTGCGTACGATTGCACCAGCAAAGATAGGAATATGTTGCTCTCCCCACTGAAGGATGAGCGTCTCACCAATCGGAAGGTCCTCGTAAAACTGGATTATGATCGTTGTATCGTCTCTTTGATTTTCAATATAGGTTTGAAAATACTTCTCCTTATTTTCCCAATAAATAATTGGCTCCATATGAAGATTTGGTACTGAAAATCGGTCTTTAAAGATGACGGTCAGTCTTCGGACATCATCAATCCAAGCGATTGTGGTATTCACGGAAGCAACTCCTTTATCAAACTTACCATTTTAGTATATGTTTCCTATTCCAGAAAAGGAATAAAATTTATGTATGCATTAGCAGAGGATAACCAGTTTAGGCGGTTTGTAAACATAAGTTAATAGTTAACGAGTAGATTCGATAAAAAACGACAACAACACTTGATATTATAAGTTTTATGTCGAACGAATTTTCCGACAAGTGGGTTGAAGTAGCAAATAATTCAAACTATAATTAAAAATAATTATAATATTGGAATTCTGCATCGTTTTAATAAGTGCAGCTAGGTTCATATGAGGGGGAGCATATTGTACTTCAACATTTCAGAGCAAGACATCTATCTATTTCATCAAGGCACAAATTATCGTAGTCACAAAATATTGGGTTGCCACCAAATTGAATGGGAAGGTATTCAAGGTCATCGGTTTGCGGTTTGGGCACCGAATGCGGATAGTGTTCGTGTTGTAGGAGATTTTAATCATTGGGATGGAAATAGTCATGTCCTAAGGAGAGTTACGAATGAGGGGCTATGGGTTGGTTTTTTTGAAGATATCCCAGTAGGTTCCGCTTATAAATATAAATTAACTTCTTCTAATGAACAGCTCCCTTTAAAGGCAGATCCTTATGCTATTCAATCGGAGCTGCGACCAGCAACAGCGTCACTTACAACTGCTAATTCAACCTATGATTGGCATGATGAAGAATGGCAAGAAAGCAGAAAAGTGTACAATCCACATCAATCGCCAATCACCATTTATGAAGTACATTTAGGTTCATGGAAGAAGAAAGAATCGGGTGAATACTATACATATCAGGAGCTTGCGGATGAGTTACTCCCATACGTGAAATCACTGGGATTTACTCATATTGAACTGCTTCCATTATCTGAGCACCCATTTGACTTATCGTGGGGCTATCAGACAACCGGTTATTTTTCCGTTACATCAAGGTATGGAACTCCTGATGAATTTAAATATTTTGTTGATATGTGCCACAGGCATGATATCGGAGTCATTATGGACTGGGTTCCGGGGCATTTTTGTAAAGACGATTTTGCATTAAGGAGATTTGATGGGCGGCCCTTGTACGAATATGCCGATCCGAAAAAATCAGAGAAAAAAGCTTGGGGAACATTAACCTTTGACTTTGGTCGTCCTGAAGTACAAAGCTTCTTAATATCCAACGCACTTTTCTGGCTTGAGGAATACCATATTGATGGCATCAGGGTTGATGCTGTCGCAAGTATGCTGCATCTTAACTTTGACAGACCAGATGGCGAGGAGAAAATCTATAACTCATTTGGTGGGGAAGAGAATCTTGAAGCATACGCATTTATTCGCAAACTAAATGAAGTGGTTTTTTCTTACAAGCCAAGTACGTTAATGATGGCTGAAGATAGTTCTGATCTTCCTCTTGTAACTGCCCCGACCTATTCTGGTGGTCTCGGTTTTAATTTTAAGTGGAATATGGGTTGGATGAATGACATGCTGAAATACATGAAGAAAGAACCCGTACACCGTAAGTGGCATCACAATCTGCTTACATTCTCTTTTATGTATACTCACTCAGAAAATTTCTTATTACCATTATCACATGATGAGGTCGTTCATGGTAAAAAATCCCTATTGGATAAAATGCCTGGTGATCAGTGGCAGCAGTTTGCCAATCTAAGATTGCTGTATGGGTATATGATGGCGCACCCAGGTAAGAAGCTTTTATTTATGGGGGGTGAGCTTGGCCAATATGCAGAATGGAAGGATAAAGAACAATTAGACTGGCATTTATTAAACTATCCATTACATCACGGGATCTATACGTATGTAAAAGCCTTAAATCGTTTCTATCAGAAGCATCCGCAATTATTCGAGTATGATCATAATCCTCGAGGCTTTGAATGGGTTGACCCACATAATATTGATCAAAGTATTGTTGCCTTTAGAAGAAAGGGTAAGCAATCAGATGATGATCTAGTTATTATATGTAATTTTACACCTGTAACATATTATGATTATAAAGTTGGAGTTCCAGTTCCAGGGAAATATCGGGAAATTTTTAACTCAGATCAATCTGAATATGGTGGTTCAGGGGTGACTAGTGAAGTAGAACATTTTAGCTTTCCAGAAAAATGGCATGGATTGCCACAGCACATCAAGATTAAAGTTCCGCCTTTGGCTATTTCTGTTTTTCATCAAGCTAAAGTGGAGGATCCACCCACTTAATGTTAGTTAATGAATTAGTCATTTATGTGAGATGGTCTTAATCATATATGTTTTGTTAAAGCTCATTATCTCTCGTGCTATGCGGGATAAATCAATTTTTGAAGGAGGACATAGATTTGGAAGAGATTATCGGGATGTTGTTAGCTGGAGGAGAAGGAAAACGATTAGGTGCATTAACGAATAATATTGCAAAGCCAGCTGTACCATTTGGTGGAAAATATCGGATTATCGATTTTACATTGAGCAATTGTACAAATTCTAACATTCAAACGCTAGGAGTATTAACACAATATTCACCTCTTGAACTGAATCGGCATATTGGTAACGGAAAACCTTGGGATATGAACCGTGGGACTGGTGGCGTGTCCGTACTTTCACCGTATACCGCTAAGAACGGTGGGGACTGGTACTCTGGAACCGCTGATGCAATCTATCAAAATATCCATTTCATAAATCAACATAATCCCGAGTATGTCCTTGTTATTTCTGGTGATCATATTTATCAAATGGATTACCAACGACTGCTGGAACAGCATAAAGCGAATAATGCAGATGCAACAATATCTGTAATCGAAGTTCCTTGGGAGGAAGCATCACGATTTGGCATTCTGAATACGACGGAAAGTTTGCGAATCTATGAATTTGATGAAAAACCATTAAATCCAAAAAGTAATCTAGCTTCAATGGGAATCTATATCTTTACTTGGGAAACATTGAAAGCATATTTAATAAAAGATGCACAGAAGAAGTCATCCAGCCATGATTTTGGAAAGGATATTATTCCTGCAATGTTAGATAATGACCTGCGTCTTTACGCTTATCAATTCGATGGCTATTGGAAAGATGTCGGAACAATTCAAAGCTACTGGGAAGCAAATATGGACTTGTTGGATGAGGATTGGGGACAAGCATTAAACAATAAAAACTGGAAAATATATACCAATGACTCTAACTTCCCACCGCAATTTATCGGTGAAGGTGCAGTAGTTCATCATTCGCTCGTTAATTCTGGATGCTTTGTCTATGGAACGATTGAAAGCTCGGTGCTATTTAAGAATGTAGTAGTGGAACGCGGCTGTGTAATTAATCAATCGATCTTGCATCAAGGAGTGAAAATAGGGAAAAATACCACGCTAGAACGTGTCATTGTTATGGAAAATACAGAAATACCTGAAGGAACAAGTATTCGAATTAGTGAAAAAGAAGAGCCGCTTGTAATCAATCAAGAAATTTTATCAGGGATGTTGACACTATCTGGGGAGGAAATTTAATGGACACAATGATGGGTTTAATAAACTTGGAGCATGAACACCATATTTTTAATGAATTAACTTATTTCCGCAATGGTTCCTCCATCCCTTTTGGCGGGAGATATCGCATGATTGATTTTGCACTTTCAAATATGGTAAATTCTGGTGTGCAGGAGGTTGCAATTTTTGCCCGTTCAAAATTTCGCTCCTTGCTTGACCATCTTGGAACAGGTGAAAATTGGAGTTTAGATCGGAGAAATGGCGGATTATATATCCTGCCTCCTGACTGGAATGACCCAACGGATATGTCTAGAGGGGACTTGCAATTCTTTCATAATAATCGTGATTATTTTCGCCGGGGTAAATCATCTTATGTATTAATTAGTGGAAGTCAGTTTATTTCTAATACCGATTATCATGATGCTTTCAAGTTTCATCTCGATCGAAAAGCAGATGTGACACTGATTTCAACGAAAATCGAAGAGCTGCAACCGGAGCATAATTCGTATTTTCGAATTGAATCAGACGATATTGGTTGGGTGAAAAATATTACGAATGACCGGAAGAACCCGACACTCTTTACAGGAGTTTATATTATAAATAAAGAATTATTAATGGAGATAGTGGATGATTGTATTGCGTATAACAATAATCACTTTTTTGTTCATGGGATTAAAGAACGTCTCGCAGATTTGAAAGTTCAAACATATCGGCATCGGGGATACAGTGCATTTGTTAACACGATTGAAAGCTATTATCGCCAAAATATGAAACTATTAGCAGAGGAAAACTATCGAGAACTATTTTATCAGCCAACCTTCATAAGAACAAAAATATCAACAAGTCCACCAGTGAAATATCGTAAAGATTCGGTTGTGAAAAATTCAATTCTGGCGAATGGATGTACGATTGCTGGGGAGGTAGAAGATAGTATTTTATTTAGGGGAGTTTCTGTGAAAAAGGGGACAACGATTAAGAATTCTATCATTATGCAGCGCTGTACAATTGATGAAGGGGTATATTTGGAAAATGTGATTTTGGATAAGGATGTTCATGTAACAGAAGGACAGCGGATTATCGGCTCGAAAGATAAGCCATATGTTGTTGCGAAAAGACAAACGGTTTAATCGTTATACCGAAGAAAGGGGAGATATTATAAATGGAAAACGTATTATTTGTTGCATCAGAATGTGTGCCTTTTATTAAAACGGGGGGACTTGCAGATGTCGTTGGTTCTCTGCCACAGGCATTGAAGCAGAATGAACAAATAGAAACACGTGTCATTTTACCACTTTATGACGAAATAGCGGACGAATGGAGAAGCAAAATGGAATATCTCACCTCCTTCGATGTCAAACTTGGGTGGCGTAATCAAGAAGTGAGCATATTTACATTAACCCATGATCAAATCATCTATTACTTTATCGCCAATGACTATTATTTCACGAGGAAGGGTATCTATGGATATTATGATGATGGAGAACGGTTTGTATTCTTTGGTCAAGCGGTTATTGAAGCGTTGGCACACCTTGATTTTAAACCAGATATTCTTCATGCACATGATTGGCAGGCTGGTATTGCTGTAGCACTTGCCAATATTCTTAAGCCAATTGATGGAATGAAAACTGTTTTCACGATCCATAATATTAAATATCAAGGCTTAATGCCAATTGATACTTTTCCCGATTTTTTTGAACTAGAACGAGAGCATATCGGCGGTATGGAATGGGACGGAATGTTGAACTGTTTGAAAAGTGCATTGTTTCATGCTGATAAAATTACAACTGTAAGTCCGACATACGCAGAAGAGATTAAGAACCCATATTATGGGGAAGGCTTAGATCCAATGCTAATTGAAAGGGAACAGGATTTAGTAGGTATTCTAAATGGAATTGACACAAGGGAATATAATCCATTGACAGATCCAAATCTTAGTGTAAATTATCGCTCTGCCCGAGCGAAGAAAATCGAGAATCGTATTATTCTCCAAAAGAAGCTCGGACTTCCTATTGAAGGGAATATGCCATTATACATTATTATAACAAGACTAGTAGAACAAAAGGGTCTGCATCTCGTGCAGACTATATTAGAGGAATTCATTCAAGAGGATGTTCAATTTATTATACTAGGTACCGGTGAGCCGGAATTTGAACATTATTTCTCTGATCTTGCAAATCGCTATCCTAATAAAGTATCCGCACTTATTACCTTTAATGAAGGACTAGCAAGGCAATTATATGCGAGTGCAGACTTCTTTGTGATGCCGTCTAAATTCGAACCATGCGGGTTAGCACAGCTTATCGCCTTACAATATAAAACCGTGCCAATCGTTCGGGAAACCGGTGGACTTAAGGATACTGTTATTCCATATAACGAACTAACTGGTGAAGGAAATGGTTTTAGTTTTGCAAACTATAATGCACATGAACTGTTACGAGTTCTACGTTATTCCTTAGCAATATATCATTATCAAACTGAATGGCAGCAATTGCTCCGAAATGTGAATAAGAGCCAGTTTAGCTGGAAGGATTCCGCTCATGATTATAGCAATCTGTACGAACAATTAGTCCCAACACCAATCTATCGATAGGGAGAGATGATTTCTTTGTTACAGTTAACGGCAAGTGATCTGAAGGAACAAATAATAAACAAGCTAATGATCGATAGAGGAATCGAAGTGTCAGAGGCTACCGGTAAAGATGTTTATTACGCCCTTACGTCTGTTGTCAATGAGAAAATAAGACCACAATGGTTTCAAACAGATAAGAAATATAAGAATGAAAATAATAAACAAGTATATTATTTATCGATGGAATTCTTAATTGGCAGGTTACTGGAGAGTAATCTACTGAATTGTGGGATGCTGGAAATTGCCAATGAGGTGTTGGAGGAGCTAGGGTTCAATCCGACGGACATTTATGCTGAAGAGCATGATGCCGGTTTAGGAAATGGTGGTTTGGGCCGCTTGGCAGCCTGCTTTCTAGATTCACTTGCATCGTTAAACTATCCTGGTCATGGCTACGGAATCCGCTATCGCTATGGCTTATTTGAACAGCGTATTATCCATGGTAACCAGGTCGAATTACCAGATTATTGGTTGAAGGATCCCTATCCATGGGAAACAAGAAATGAGGAAGAAGCGGTTGTTATTCAGTTTCATGGTGATGTACATATGTTTAAACGGAATGATGGTACATTAGAATTTAAATACGAGAATACAGATAAAGTGATGGCAGTTCCCTATGATATTCCTATTCTCGGCTATGAGAATGGGGTAGTAAATACGCTTCGTTTATGGAGTGCGGAAGCTGTCTTTCAGGATAATGAAAAGTCATTTGGAGAGAATAACGAATTTTATCGTGACCTAGATCATCAGCATTCGATTGAGCAAATCTCTGGGTTTCTTTATCCAGATGATTCCAGTCATGAGGGAAGGGAATTACGGCTAAAGCAGCAATATTTCCTCGTCTCCTCAAGTATCCAGAATATCATTAAGTACTATAAAAAGACGAACAGAAAATCATTAAGTCATCTACCTGAAAAGGTAGTAGTACAAATAAATGATACCCATCCAAGTCTTGCAATTCCAGAGATGATGCGGATTTTGATGGATGAGGAGCGATTTAGTTGGGATGCAGCATGGAAAGTTACGACAAATGTATTTGCCTATACAAACCATACGACACTGAGTGAGGCGTTAGAGACTTGGCCCAAAGACATGATTCAAAACCTATTGCCTCGTATTTACATGATTATTAATGAAATTAATGAACGGTTCTGTAAAGATATTTGGCTCCATCATGAAGAATTACAGCAAAAGGTCCATGAGATGGCCATTATTGCGGATGATCGAGTACATATGGCTAGACTTGCAATTGTTGGCAGCTTTAGCGTAAATGGGGTTGCGCGTATTCATACAGAGATACTAAAGAAGCAAGAAATGAAGACCTTCTATTCACTTTTTCCTGAGCGATTCAATAATAAGACCAATGGAATTACCCATCGTCGCTGGCTGCTCCAAGCGAACCCTGAGCTAGCTAAATTGATTACAGATGTAATTGGACCACAATGGGTCAAACGCCCAAAACAGTTAATAAGCTTATTAAAATACTCAAATGATAGGTCGTTACTCGAGAAATTCGATCAGGTGAAGCATGAGAATAAGAATACACTTGCAAATTATATTTATCACCAGACAGGAATATTAATTGACAATCAGTCTATTTTTGATGTACAAATAAAACGACTGCATGAGTACAAACGCCAGCTTCTCAATATATTCCATGTTATTTATTTATATAACGAGCTGAAGGAGAATCCAAATCAGGATTTAACTCCAAGAACGTTTATATTTGGTGCAAAGGCTGCACCGAGCTATCATATGGCAAAGGAAGTAATTAAACTCATTAATACCGTTGCTTCCATTGTAAATTATGACAAGGATATTCAAGGGAAACTAAAAGTTATTTTTCTAGAAAATTATAATGTTAGTCTTGCAGAGAAGATTATTCCAGCAGCAGATATTAGTGAACAAATCTCAACTGCTAGTAAAGAGGCTTCTGGTACCGGGAATATGAAGATGATGATGAATGGTGCATTGACCCTTGGTACACTTGATGGAGCAAACATTGAAATTAATGACCTAGTCGGAAATCAAAACATGTTTATCTTTGGATTAACATCGGAACAAGTGTTACATTATTATCAAAATGGTGGATATAACGCTCAAGATATTTATAACACGGATGACCGGATTAGAAGAATATTGGATCAATTAAATCAAGGCGAATTCGGCATCCATGATATTGAATTTAAGGATATTTACTATAATATCCTCTATCATAATGATCCGTACTTTGTACTGAAAGACTTTGAACCTTATTTGGAAGCACATGAGCTTGCAGAACGTGCATATCGCGACCGGTCCACCTGGCTCAATATGAGTGTTACTAACATTGCTTATTCCGGCAAATTCTCGAGTGACCAGACGATTCAGGAATATGCTACAGATATTTGGAAGATTAAGCGTGGATAAGTGATTATAAACAATCTGTATGATGATAATGGAAAAGAATATGTGAAGACCATACCTATCTGTAAAAAGTGGGAATGGTCTTTTTTTGATAGCAATATATTTCTTTTTCAAATCTAAAACGATGCTTGTACTTTTCTATCATCTAAAGTATGGTTTATATTGGAAAATACAATAGTCTAGAACCTTTGACTTCATGAGTATAGTCAGCTGCTTTGGATATTTTCTCGAAGATTGTCGGAAAAACATTTGTAATATATTGCATTATACTGAAAAAGATAGTATGATAACAAATATTACACTTAATCAGATGGAATTATCTGAATAAAATAACAATTGGAATACGTCATAGAACGATACCAACTAGGGGGAACATAAAATGAAGGACAAGCAGATATCAGTTGGTGCATATTTAGCAATTGGATTTATGCTATTTGCATTATTTTTCGGAGCAGGAAATTTAATCTTCCCTGCACAGTTGGGGCAATATGCTGGGACCAATCTTTTACCAGCAATAATCGGATTTCTGATTACTGGAGTAGGACTTCCATTACTTGGAATCTTGGCAATGGGCTTTTCAGGCAGTAATAATTTACAAGACCTTGCAAGTAGAGTTCATCCAATTTATGGAATACTCTTTACATCATTGCTTTACTTAACGATTGGATCATTCTTTGCAACACCGCGTACCGGGACAGTTGCGTATGATATAGGTATTTCATCCTTTGTTGGTGAGGGTTTTCAAGTTGAAGCATTAATGATATTTAGTTTCCTCTTCTTTTTGGTTACGGCTTTATTTTCAATGTATCCAGCGAAGATAGTGGATAATGTTGGGAAAATATTAGCACCTGCACTTGTAGTATTACTTGTTTTTCTTTTGATTACAGCTTTGGTTAAACCAATGGGGGCAATCCAGCCACCAGGAGAAGGATATGTAAGTGGTGCATTTGCAAAAGGGTTTCTTGAAGGATATAACACGATGGATGCAATTGCATCACTAGTATTTGGTATTATTGTCATCAATATTGTAAAATCAATGGGAGTTACATCTAGATCAGGTATACTACGTGCAACTTCGAAGTCAGGCATTATTGCAATTTCATTATTAGCACTTATTTATGTAGGAATCGGATATTTAGGAGCGACAAGCACAAGTGTATTAGGTTTCTTTGACAATGGTGGACCAGTTCTTAGCGGCGCGGCAGACTATTACTTTGGATCTATTGGTTTGATACTGCTGGCAATTGTGATCATCCTTGCTTGTTTGACAACTGCTATTGGATTAATCACTGCAAATGCAGAATACTTCCACACATTACTGCCTAAAGTTAGCTATAAAGCTTTTGTAATTTTCTTTTCTGCGTTTTCATTTGTTATTGCAAACTTTGGATTAACAAATATTATTACCTATTCACTTCCTATGCTAATGTTCTTGTATCCTCTAGCGATTGTGCTGATGATACTAACGTTCGTTTCACCATTGTTCCAGCATAAGCGCTTTGTCTATGTTGCAACAACAATTGTCACATTTTTCGTAAGTATCATCGATGGGTTGAAGCAGTTATGTTTATCTCTTAAAATAGACTACTTTAACTGGCTAAGCCCTATTATTGATTTTTATGAAACATACCTGCCGTTGTATAAACAGGGACTTGGATGGTTACTGCCGGCACTTATTGTAATTGCCATCACAGGTATTATCGCTCGTATACAGCATTCAACTGCAACACAAGAAGCATAAGTACAAAAAATCCGGAACCCATACTAGGGATCCGGTTTTTTTATGTAAGATATAATATATTAGTGGTTTTCCTTAAATATCACTAATTGCCGTTTTCAAAAGCCCCGATGGTTCGTAGCCAATTTTCCTTCATGATTGATGAAATATTAACCTTGTCACCTTGCTTTAAGAGTGAAATTATCGTTTCATGGTCATCAATTGATTGTTCGGTTAGTGTAATGGAATTATGATAAAACAATCGTCTAACATGAGCCTGGAGTGATTCGATAACTTTAGTAATATATGGATTATTAGCTGCAGAAACAATAATATGATGAAAATCCTCGTCTAGTTTTAAGGCAGCATAAAAATTTTTCGAGCGGATTGCGCTCGCAAATCGATCATTCGTACTTTCAAGCAATTTGATAGTCTCACTGGTTATATTGGGGATTGCTAATTCCGCTGAAAGTGCTTGCAAGGCAGCTAGAGGGGGCAGGAGATCTTTGATTGCTTCTCTATCTACTTCAGTTACCTGTGTTGCTTTACCTGGATACATTTTTACAAATCCTTGAACTTCCAGGAGCTGTAGTGATTCGCGAATTGGCGTTCTACTCACGCTAAGAGCTTGCGCAAGCTCGGTATCATTTAATTTTTCACCTGGAAGCAGTGTTCCGTCAATAATCCATTGCTGTAACTGTTTAAATGCATTCTCCTTGGCAGATTGCCTAATGGGTTTTGCATGGTTAGTTGGTATAGGCATGGACATCCCCCTTATGATATATCTATAAAAACAGTATACCGTAAAAACGCTTAAATTGGAATATGCAATATATCGCTAAGAAGTAAACTTATGAGAGCAATTGCTCTCTGGCCGGTCGCTCCTAAAATACACTTCGCGCACTTTAGGGGGGCTGGTGAGCCTTCTTGTGCTTTCCCACTTCGAAGTCTCACCTAGGCCCTTCCTCCTGCAGGACAAGGAAGGTTTCGGCAGCATTACATCGCATGAAGAAAATTGAACTTTATTTTCGAGGAGTCTTCGTGTATTTTCTCCGCTGGGGTGTTGCGAATTATTATTTACGATTTATAGCTCTCACTATATTAGATAAGATGGTATTACCTTTCAAATGGCCGTTGATTGTAGCGGAGGCCAGGAGACTCCTGCGGGAATAGCAACGACAGAAGATTCATCGGTAGTGATTTTCTTTCAATGGGACAGGCCGCGGCACCGACGGACAACAACTGTCCGCAACGAGAAATCAACATTGCAGTAGTTCGCAGTTTACAACTCTTCATTACCTAGAAAGAAGAGAAAATCACTTAGAAAATGGTAATAGAAAAAAACGCAGACAAGATAGTTTGATACTATCTCATCTGCTAAAATAGACGATCAGTCCAATTGATGATTCGTGGGAATTCATCGAGATGGCGATTATAGGATTGATCTTTTAAGTATAATTTTGTCTTATTATCTTTAAGTGTATGAAGTATTGTTGGCTTATCATCCACATAATAGTCAAGCTGCAATTTACGGATGATATGAACCTTTTCATGATCCTGCATTCCGTAGAAGAAGCGATCATGATGAACTGGAAATCCTCGTTCTGTTAACCACTGTTTGGTTCGCTCACCATGTTCCTTTGGGCGAGCTGTAACATAGTATATTTCATCACCGCGTTCTTCTAGGCGCTGTAATGTTTCTAGTGCACCAGGGAAAATTGGGCAGTCGGTATAATAAATTTCTTCGAGAGAAAGGTTCCACATCGACTTACCCTGTTCATCAGTTAAACCAAATGGCTCGTGGATTTCGACTCTTTCAATCGCATGAAAAACATCGATTGCGAGATTATTATTTAATTTTTTTTTGTAGATATGGAAGGCATGTTCTCTTAGGTTGATTAATGTGTCGTCAATATCGAAGCCGAATCTCATTTCATGTCATCCTTGTAAATTGGATAGCCTGTGAATTTAAAGTCCGGTCCGATTGGTGAAATAGTAATATCGGTTAGTTCTACTGCATCCTTCATCTTATCAATTCCAGTCCCTTCAAGGAAAGAGGGGGCTTCACTTCCGCCAATAAGCTTCGGTGCTACATAGAGAACGACTTTATCAATTAATTTA of Oceanobacillus zhaokaii contains these proteins:
- the glgA gene encoding glycogen synthase GlgA codes for the protein MENVLFVASECVPFIKTGGLADVVGSLPQALKQNEQIETRVILPLYDEIADEWRSKMEYLTSFDVKLGWRNQEVSIFTLTHDQIIYYFIANDYYFTRKGIYGYYDDGERFVFFGQAVIEALAHLDFKPDILHAHDWQAGIAVALANILKPIDGMKTVFTIHNIKYQGLMPIDTFPDFFELEREHIGGMEWDGMLNCLKSALFHADKITTVSPTYAEEIKNPYYGEGLDPMLIEREQDLVGILNGIDTREYNPLTDPNLSVNYRSARAKKIENRIILQKKLGLPIEGNMPLYIIITRLVEQKGLHLVQTILEEFIQEDVQFIILGTGEPEFEHYFSDLANRYPNKVSALITFNEGLARQLYASADFFVMPSKFEPCGLAQLIALQYKTVPIVRETGGLKDTVIPYNELTGEGNGFSFANYNAHELLRVLRYSLAIYHYQTEWQQLLRNVNKSQFSWKDSAHDYSNLYEQLVPTPIYR
- the glgD gene encoding glucose-1-phosphate adenylyltransferase subunit GlgD, giving the protein MDTMMGLINLEHEHHIFNELTYFRNGSSIPFGGRYRMIDFALSNMVNSGVQEVAIFARSKFRSLLDHLGTGENWSLDRRNGGLYILPPDWNDPTDMSRGDLQFFHNNRDYFRRGKSSYVLISGSQFISNTDYHDAFKFHLDRKADVTLISTKIEELQPEHNSYFRIESDDIGWVKNITNDRKNPTLFTGVYIINKELLMEIVDDCIAYNNNHFFVHGIKERLADLKVQTYRHRGYSAFVNTIESYYRQNMKLLAEENYRELFYQPTFIRTKISTSPPVKYRKDSVVKNSILANGCTIAGEVEDSILFRGVSVKKGTTIKNSIIMQRCTIDEGVYLENVILDKDVHVTEGQRIIGSKDKPYVVAKRQTV
- the glgB gene encoding 1,4-alpha-glucan branching protein GlgB, yielding MRGSILYFNISEQDIYLFHQGTNYRSHKILGCHQIEWEGIQGHRFAVWAPNADSVRVVGDFNHWDGNSHVLRRVTNEGLWVGFFEDIPVGSAYKYKLTSSNEQLPLKADPYAIQSELRPATASLTTANSTYDWHDEEWQESRKVYNPHQSPITIYEVHLGSWKKKESGEYYTYQELADELLPYVKSLGFTHIELLPLSEHPFDLSWGYQTTGYFSVTSRYGTPDEFKYFVDMCHRHDIGVIMDWVPGHFCKDDFALRRFDGRPLYEYADPKKSEKKAWGTLTFDFGRPEVQSFLISNALFWLEEYHIDGIRVDAVASMLHLNFDRPDGEEKIYNSFGGEENLEAYAFIRKLNEVVFSYKPSTLMMAEDSSDLPLVTAPTYSGGLGFNFKWNMGWMNDMLKYMKKEPVHRKWHHNLLTFSFMYTHSENFLLPLSHDEVVHGKKSLLDKMPGDQWQQFANLRLLYGYMMAHPGKKLLFMGGELGQYAEWKDKEQLDWHLLNYPLHHGIYTYVKALNRFYQKHPQLFEYDHNPRGFEWVDPHNIDQSIVAFRRKGKQSDDDLVIICNFTPVTYYDYKVGVPVPGKYREIFNSDQSEYGGSGVTSEVEHFSFPEKWHGLPQHIKIKVPPLAISVFHQAKVEDPPT
- a CDS encoding glucose-1-phosphate adenylyltransferase; this translates as MEEIIGMLLAGGEGKRLGALTNNIAKPAVPFGGKYRIIDFTLSNCTNSNIQTLGVLTQYSPLELNRHIGNGKPWDMNRGTGGVSVLSPYTAKNGGDWYSGTADAIYQNIHFINQHNPEYVLVISGDHIYQMDYQRLLEQHKANNADATISVIEVPWEEASRFGILNTTESLRIYEFDEKPLNPKSNLASMGIYIFTWETLKAYLIKDAQKKSSSHDFGKDIIPAMLDNDLRLYAYQFDGYWKDVGTIQSYWEANMDLLDEDWGQALNNKNWKIYTNDSNFPPQFIGEGAVVHHSLVNSGCFVYGTIESSVLFKNVVVERGCVINQSILHQGVKIGKNTTLERVIVMENTEIPEGTSIRISEKEEPLVINQEILSGMLTLSGEEI